GATTGCGGGACTAGCCTCCTTAGGCCTGCCGGGCCTACAGAACTTTGTAGCTGAGTTCCTCATTTTTACTGGATCTTTTACCAAGGAACAAGTATTGTTTGGCGTAATTCCGTTTAAGCTGGTATCGGTTTTGGCGATTTTTGGCATTGTGATTACCGCCATCTATCTCTTACGGGTAATTCAGTTTACTTTCTTCGGACCTCGTAATCCACGCTGGGATAAATTGGAGGATGCTAGAGGGGTAGAGCTGATACCTATAGTGATCTTGGGCGGGGTACTGATCTTTTTCGGGTTCTTCCCCTCTTTGATGACCGATGTGATCCAGGTGGGGATTGCTCCATTGGTGGAAAAGGTTAGTTTAGCCGCGCAGGCTGCAGCGGCGGGGGGGATCTTTTGATGCAGTGGTCATTGCTGAGTATCGAAATCTTAACGTCGCTGTTTGGGCTATTGCTTCTATGCCTAGGGTTGCTCTTACCAAAAGACCAGAGAAAGGGAATTGGCTATTTAACTACGGCTGGCCTTGCGGTGTTGCTGGTCATTCTCATTGGTTTGCGGAACCTACAGGGATCGTTCTTAGGCGGAATGTATTTGGTGGATCCCCTGGCCATCTTCTTTAAGGGGATGTTCCTGCTAGCTGCCATACTAGTTTCTCTAGCCTCCCATAGCTTGGTGAGCAAGCTTGGGTACAACCAAAGTGAGTACTACAGCTTGGTTGTATTTGCTACTTTAGGCATGATGATTATGGCATCGGCTGGCGACCTCATCTCTCTGTATCTGGGCTTGGAGCTTATGACTATAAGCTTTTGCATTTTGGCTGCCTATGAGCGCGGCAATGCTAAATCTGCCGAAGCCGGGATCAAGTACATTATCTTAGGGGCTATGTCATCGGCCATACTGCTTTACGGTCTGAGCTTGGTCTACGGCTTAACTGGCACCACGATACTTGGTGAGGTAGCCTCGAAGCTTACCAGTCAACCGCTGTCACCATCCCTTCTGATTGCTGTTGCTTTTGTCCTGGTGGGCTTAGGATTTAAGATCTCTGCTGTTCCCTTGCACATGTGGGCACCGGATATTTATGAGGGCGCTCCTACTCCCGTTACCGGGTTTTTGGCAGTTGGTTCCAAGGCGGCTGCTATGGCAGCTTTGATGCGGCTTTACATGACCACCTTCGGTGCCACCCATGCCTTTTGGGCCAATATTATCATAGTACTGGCAGTTTTAACTGTGGTATTTGGGAATCTGGTGGCCATTCCCCAAACCAACATTAAGCGACTACTGGCCTACTCGAGTATTGGCCAAGCAGGTTTCCTGCTTTTGGGTATTGTGGCCTACTCTTCCCTCGGTGCTGCAGCGATCATGTTTCACTCCTTTATTTACGTTTTTGCGAACATGGGTGCCTTTTTGGTGGCAACGTCTTGGGGTGAGAGTACTGGCAGCGATCAGATAAATGCGTATAGGGGCATGGCTCGGCGGGAGCCATTCTTGGCTGCTACCATGCTGTTTTGCTTACTGTCTTTAGCCGGGATCCCACCTTTGGCCGGGTTTGTCAGCAAGTTCCTGTTGTTTACAGCTGTAGTGGCCAGAGGCTATGTATGGCTGGCCATCGTTTCCATCCTGATGAGTATGGTTTCAGTTTATTACTATCTCCTGGTGGTAAAGGCCATGTACCTAGGTGAGCCAGCGCCATCAGCACCTCCGGTGGAAGTTTCAAGCAGCGCCAAGCTAGGTATGGCCCTGAGCCTTCTGGTGGTTTTCCTGGTGGGCATATATTGGAACCCGTTAGCCAACCTAACTTTGGGCGTAGCTAGCGCTTTTGTGCCGTAAGGTAGGTTGGAAAAGCAGCAATGACCAAAAAGTTGGCTCGCCGTGTTCTTGGCCAGAAAGGCGAAGAGATAGCAGCAGGGTTCTTAATGGCACATGGATATAAGATCCTAGAGCGAAATTTTAGGTGCCGCTTGGGTGAGATCGATATCGTGGCCCAGGAAGGTGACACTACGGTATTTGTAGAGGTAAAGACTCGCTCCTCGATCGCTT
The Clostridia bacterium genome window above contains:
- a CDS encoding NADH-quinone oxidoreductase subunit M, whose protein sequence is IAGLASLGLPGLQNFVAEFLIFTGSFTKEQVLFGVIPFKLVSVLAIFGIVITAIYLLRVIQFTFFGPRNPRWDKLEDARGVELIPIVILGGVLIFFGFFPSLMTDVIQVGIAPLVEKVSLAAQAAAAGGIF
- a CDS encoding YraN family protein; translation: MTKKLARRVLGQKGEEIAAGFLMAHGYKILERNFRCRLGEIDIVAQEGDTTVFVEVKTRSSIAYGQAQEAITYRKRTKLRQLGEYYALQYGPHRQDSFRFDVVAIKVSASGQVENIELIRDAL
- a CDS encoding NADH-quinone oxidoreductase subunit N, which gives rise to MQWSLLSIEILTSLFGLLLLCLGLLLPKDQRKGIGYLTTAGLAVLLVILIGLRNLQGSFLGGMYLVDPLAIFFKGMFLLAAILVSLASHSLVSKLGYNQSEYYSLVVFATLGMMIMASAGDLISLYLGLELMTISFCILAAYERGNAKSAEAGIKYIILGAMSSAILLYGLSLVYGLTGTTILGEVASKLTSQPLSPSLLIAVAFVLVGLGFKISAVPLHMWAPDIYEGAPTPVTGFLAVGSKAAAMAALMRLYMTTFGATHAFWANIIIVLAVLTVVFGNLVAIPQTNIKRLLAYSSIGQAGFLLLGIVAYSSLGAAAIMFHSFIYVFANMGAFLVATSWGESTGSDQINAYRGMARREPFLAATMLFCLLSLAGIPPLAGFVSKFLLFTAVVARGYVWLAIVSILMSMVSVYYYLLVVKAMYLGEPAPSAPPVEVSSSAKLGMALSLLVVFLVGIYWNPLANLTLGVASAFVP